From the genome of Cololabis saira isolate AMF1-May2022 chromosome 4, fColSai1.1, whole genome shotgun sequence:
CGTCCTGGTGAGGCCCCGCCTCcgtagccccgccccccgccgggccttcacaataaaagcctctCTGAGCGagccttcacaataaaagcctctCTGACGAGCTTGTGTTCCCGCAGCGCCGAGGAGCTTTTCCCCGGACGGCCGTACGGAGCGCTGGACTCCGGATTCAACAGCGTGGACAGCGGAGACAAACGCTGGCTGGGCAACGAGGTCAGACACACTGTAACTAATTATTACCACTAAATATTGTCGTTAACGAacatttatcacctgaggaaaacgagacgcaacgaaaatgctggtcatgtgacgataacgacaattaaatatataatgcaatatcgtagaggaaaagaacgagactaaaatgtagattacaaaataaaaactatgataaaatgtgcatccatcatccatccatccatcatccatcatccttccatcatctgtctatccatccatcatccatccatccatccatcatccatccatccatcatccttccatcatctgtctatccatccatcatccatccatccatacatccatcatccatccatccatacatccatcatccatccatccatacatacatccatccatccatacatcatccatccatcatccatccatcatccgtccatccatccatcatccatccatccatcatccttccatcatctgtctatccatccatcatccatccatacatccatccatccatacatacatacatccatccatccatccatccatccatccatccatccatccatccatccatccatccatccatccatccatccatccatcaaacatccatccaaattggcgagccagccaggaggatAATcagtcttttttcttattttcaaaaTTATCAAAATCACAACTATCTAAAAATTATCATTTAACATCTCCGGTTTATCAAACATCTTCATGTAACCAGCCAATCTTTCtaagtgaaataaataaataaataagattaaaaaaattatgaaactCTTTGGTAACCCTGGGttacatgccccccccccccccccccccccgagggcCCGTTGTCATGCCAACCCTTCCCGTTGTTCCAGGCCTCGGAGGAGCTGTCGGAGCTGCACCTGCGGGTGACGGAGGTCCAGAGAcaccgaggaggaggaggaccagGAGCCCTGCTGGCCAACGGCACCGGTGAGACGCCGCCGTCCCGCCCCCGACGTTTAAGAGTTTAAGAGTTACCTTCACACCTGCCATTGATTTCCTGTAATGGAGGAAGGAGATTCAGTTCAGGAAGCAAACGTTTTTTTTACCTCTTCTTTTGAAATTAGTTACAAAAGGTGTTTTTTGGCCAGCTTACTTTTCTTGCCAGTGGATGTTACACTCTGGGAATGAGAAATAAAACGGAGAcccttatttttgtttttggagtGACATTTTTTGATCTGTGTCGCTAGGCTAGCAACGAACACCGCTTTGTGGACGTAACTTCTTGCTAACGATTGACTGGGACAGAGTAAGCTGGGGATgttcaactggcggcccgcgggccactggcggcccgccaggagcttttatgtggcccctggtcatatttcaaaaaaaggggggaaagtagtgttgtcccgatcgattgatcggcgtcacttccggccggcaagcgaaactaacatggtttacatatcgcattttgttgaataaaagtttaagatgctcggtagccttttcagttggttaatgattcattggacagtgtttgtacatgttaatctctgctagagatgttttttactacttcagattttttgccagtgttgcacagtgataatgtttgtcacattatttgttattaacctccgtttatAGAGGACTAGTTTACATCATtagcttctaggattggcctgaaacttttttcctttgaatctctaaatgaggactttgcatttcagatggatttctaagcctcctataatttcatgatggtttgttttgctgatataatgcacagatgtgtcataaataaaggagcttatggttaatattttggttccttatttataacatcaaactggctactatggactgaaatgcttaatataatattcaaataaggaaatcttggtggaaagtggtgctttgtcattatggcgtgttttattaaaattaggtcaatatcaacttcattaagtttgcacaatgcatggtttcaaaatgaacttgcatttaaaataatatttctttatctgaatattatatttaacattcacaatgactaaatctggagacaattaatacataattcatatgtaaactagacagatattctcctgctcatccctgtgcacaaatgtattatatatacataaatcttcgtcattgagtgcaaaatacattttgaaaacccccacattttttGTTGCGGCCTCCTCCATACAttctttttgcagatgtggcccccgggcctaatctagttgaatacccctggagTAAGCCATAAGCAACTATCTCAAGTTCTAATTTAAACCTTTCccccaggtgtggagctggagCAGATCGACTTCATCGACAGCTGCGTGGACGAGGAGGACGACGGCCGGACCCGGGGACGAGGAGAACGAGGGGAACGAGGAGAACGGGCTGACAGCCTCAGCTCCCAGTTCATGGCCTACATCGAGAGACGCATCACCAGAGAGGTGGGAGCCCCGTCCACCCCCGTTAGGGGTCGGAGGGGACAGGGACGATGCAGTCAAACACAGATACAAGCTAGCAGCTGATGTGTTGCATGTAGAGTTTATAGCTAGTGCTAATTCCCTTCCGTacgacgagtattagggccaagctaagacaaaaaaaaaaagtgaaaatcacgagaataaagtcataatattacgactttattctcgtaatgttacgactttattctcgtaatgttacgactttgttctcgtaatgttacgactttattctcataatgttacgactttgttctcgtaattttacgactttattctcgtaatgttacgactttattctcctaatgttacgactttattctcgtaatgttacgactttattctcctaatgttacgactttattctcctaatgttacgactttattctcctaatgttacgactttattctcgtaatgttacgactttattctcgtaatgttacgactttattctcgtaatgttacgactttattctcctaacgtaacgactttattctcgtaatgttacgactttattctcctaacgtaacgactttattctcgtaatgttacgactttattctcgtaatgttacgactttattctcgtaatgttacgactttattctcgtaatgttacgactttattctcgtagtgttacgactttattctcctaatgttacgactttattctcctaatgttacgactttattctcctaatgttacgactttattctcctaatgttacgactttattctcgtaatgttacgactttattctcgtaatgttacgactttattctcgtaatgttacgactttattctcctaacgtaacgactttattctcgtaatgttacgactttattctcctaacgtaacgactttattctcgtaatgttacgactttattctcgtaatgttacgactttattctcgtaatgttacgactttattctcgtaatgttacgactttattctcctaatgttacgactttattctcctaatgttacgactttattctcctaatgttacgactttattctcgtaatgttacgactttattctcgtaatgttacgactttattctcgtaatattacgactttgttctcgtaatgttacgactttattctcgtaatgttacgactttattctcctaacgtaacgactttattctcctaacgtaacgactttattctcgtaatgttacgactttattctcgtaacgtaacgactttattctcgtaacgttacgactttattctcctaacgtaacgactttattctcctaatgttacgactttgttctcgtaatgttacgactttgttctcgtaatgttacgactttattctcgtaatgttacgactttattctcgtaatgttacgactttattctcgtaatattacgactttattctcgtaatgttacgactttattctcgtaatgttacgactttattctcgtaatgttacgactttattctcgtaatgttacgactttattctcgtaatattacgactttattctcgtattattacgactttattctcgtaatgttacgactttattcacgtaatgttacgactttattctcgtaatattacgactttattctcctaatgttacgactttattctcgtaatgtaaagactttattctcgtaatgtaacgactttattctcgtaatattacgactttattctcctaatgttacgactttattctcgtaatgtaaagactttattctcgtaatgttacgactttattctcgtaatattatgactttattctcgtaatgttacgactttattctcgtaacgtaacgactttattctcgtaacgttacgactttattctcctaacgtaacgactttattctcgtaatgttacgactttattctcgtaatgttacgactttattctcctaatgttacgactttgttctcgtaatgttacgactttgttctcgtaatgttacgactttattctcgtaatgttacgactttgttctcgtaatgttacgactttattctcgtaatgttacgactttattctggtaatgttacgactttattctcgtaatgttacgactttattctcgtaatattacgactttattctcgtattattacgactttattctcgtaatgttacgactttattctcgtaatgttacgactttattctcgtaatattacgactttattctcctaatgttacgactttattctcgtaatgtaaagactttattctcgtaatgtaacgactttattctcgtaatattacgactttattctcctaatgttacgactttattctcgtaatgtaaagactttattctcgtaatgttacgactttattctcgtaatattatgactttattctcgtaatattacgactttattctcgtaatgttacgactttattctcgtaatgttacgactttattctcgtaatgtttcgactttattctcctaatgttacgactttattctcgtaatgttacgactttattctcctaatgttacgactttattctcctaatgttacgactttattctcctaatgttacgactttattctcgtaatgttacgactttattctcgtaatgttacgactttattctcgtaatgttacgactttattctcgtaatgttacgactttattctcgtaatgttacgactttattctcctaatgttacgactttattctcgtaatgttacgactttattctcgtaatgttatgactttattctcctaatgttacgactttattctcctaatcttacgactttattctcctaatgttacgactttattctcctaatgttacgactttattctcgtaatgttacgactttattctcctaatcttacgactttattctcctaatgttacgactttattctcctaatgttacgactttattctcgtagtgttacgactttattctcgtaatgttacgactttattctcgtaatgttacgactttattctcgtaatgtaacgactttattcttgtaatgttgtcgtaatgttacgactttgttctcgtaatgtaacgactttgttctcgtaatgttacgactttgttctcgtaatgttacgactttattctcgtaacgttacgactttgttctcgtaatgttacgactttattctcgtaatgttacgactttattctcgtaatgttacgactttattctcgtaatgttacgactttattctcgtaatgttactacTTTGTTCTCGTAATGTAACGACTTTACCGCCTCTCCTCTCACCCTCTCTTGTCTCCTCAGGGTTCTCCTGTGAAGAACAGCTTGTCCAGGTCAGAACAGAGACACAGCAGGTAAGAACAGAACCTGCCGGTTCCCAGAACCTCACGGTTCCCAGAacctctgccccccccccagtcTGACGCTCTGATTGGTTCCTACAGGAGTGTGGTGGACGGAGTCCCCGCCCCCCCCAGCTCCCACAGCCAGGTAACTGCCCACCTGATCCACAGGCGACAGGAACCGTTGATGCAGGACTGATAAACTTCCCTCTGTCCTCCTCAGAgagcaggttctggttctggtcccggtccaggGGGGGtggagaggatgaggagggagGCTCAGATGGCGGCGCTGCGGTACGACGAGGAGAGACAGAAGAACCGATCTGGGCAGAGAGACGGCAGCGGCAGCTACGGCAAGGTAGGTCAGGGTCAGGAACCGGTCTGAGCCGGTTCAAACAGGTCAGggaccggtctgaaccggttcAAACAGGTCAGggaccggtctgaaccggttcAAACAGGTCAGggaccggtctgaaccggtttAAACCAGTCAGGAACCAGTCTAAACCAGTCAGGAACCGGTCTAAACCAGTCAGGAACCGGtctaaaccagtttaaaccagtcaGTGACTGGTCTAAACCAGTCAGGAACCGGtctaaaccagtttaaaccagtcaGGAACCGGtctaaaccagtttaaaccagtcaGGAACCAGTCTAAACCAGTCAGGAACCGGtctaaaccagtttaaaccagtcaGTAACCGGTCTAAACCAGTCAGGAACCGGTCTAAACCAGTCAGTAACCGGTCTAAACCAGTCAGGAACCGGTCTAAACCGGTCAGGAACCGGTCTAAACCAGTCAGGAACCGGtctaaaccagtttaaaccagtcaGTAACTGGTCTAAACCAGTCAGGAACCGGtctaaaccagtttaaaccagtcaGGAACCGGtctaaaccagtttaaaccagtcaGGAACCAGTCTAAACCAGTCAGGAACCGGtctaaaccagtttaaaccagtcaGTAACCGGTCTAAACCAGTCAGGAACCGGTCTAAACCAGTCAGTAACCGGTCTAAACCAGTCAGGAACCGGTCTAAACCGGTCAGTAACCGGTCTAAACCGGTCAGGAACCGGTCTAAACCGGTCAGGAACCGGTCTAAACCAGTCAGGAACCGGTCTAAACCAGTCAGGAACCGGTCTAAACCAGTCAGGAACCGGTCTAAACCAGTCAGGAACCGGTCTAAACCAGTCAGGAACCGGTCTAAACCAGTCAGGAACCGGTCTAAACCAGTCAGGAACCGGTCTAAACCAGTCAGGAACCGGTCTAAACCAGTCAGGAACCGGTCTAAACCAGTCAGGAACCGGTCTAAACCAGTCAGGAACCGGTCTAAACCAGTCAGGAACCGGtctaaaccagtttaaaccagtcaGTTACCGGTCTAAACCAGTCAGGACCCATTTTAAACCGGTCAGGAACCGGTCTAAACCAGTAAGGAACCGGTCTAAAGTTCAAACCGGTAACCGGCAGATTTAGACCAGTTGAAACCAGTTCTGTTCCCAGCTGTTGTCTTTCCCCGTTGTCATGACGATGTGTCTGGTTTCCCCGTTGTCATGACGATGTGTCTGGTTTCCCCGTTGTCATGACGATGTGTCTGGTTTCCCCGTTGTCATGACGATGTGTCTCGTTTCCCTGTTGTCATGACGATGTGTCTGGTTTCCCCGTTGTCATGACGATGTGTCTCGTTTCCTGTTGTCATGACGATGTGTCTCGTTTCCCTGTTGTCATGACGATGTGTCTCGTTTCCCTGTTGTCATGACGATGTGTCTCGTTTCCTGTTGTCATGACGATGTGTCTCGTTTCCTGTTGTCATGACGATGTGTCTCGTTTCAGCCCAAAGCTTCTCCCAGTCCAACCAAGTCCAGCCCGGAGTCGGAGGTGAGACCTTCACGTGACCTTTACTCTGCTGTTTGTTTGTCaggaacttcctgtttcagcTCCCAGTAGTTTGATAGGCCAGCGGggtttagccccgcccctccctctagccccgccccctcaccccccccgtCTGTAATGTTTGTGTTCAGAGCTGTTACCCCTCCAGACGCTCCACCCACACAGACGACTCCGCCCTCTTCATGGTaagcattagccccgccccctcccagcatgcacctgtcCACCTGTCACTCATCAGcatccaagccccgcccacatcctgtaactcctcccactCTTCCTGTGTCCTAACGTCAGAACCGGTCCTGATCCCCCCCCTCCTCTTTCACCTGTAGCCCTGTTTCctgtagggctgcaactaacgattattttaataatcgattaatCTGTCAATTATTTTTTCGACTAATCGATGaatgggataaaaaaaaagcattaaattccAACCATTCGAAAACAGAACTGACAGTGCAAATTCAGTGCAGATAATATTCAGAAAGTTCACAAACAGGTTGCTCCTTGAACATCCCTGAGCTTTTAaagtattgattaaaaaaaacaaactaaatggactaacagaaaacatacacatgtatgctttacatctgccaaatatataaaaataaagtgcacaaaagaggtatactttgtttaaaagggacctgagctgtcagaacaataaataaattataaaaaataaagaaaaatacaaatcagaaacaggatttgtttgaacattacaatttgttctctcactgccttcactcaaaaaactaagatcTTACCAAGAAGTTTTCTTATTTATAACCTAAacatgccattacacctgataacacacatcacttcaaaggttaggtgtttttcccacgtgtttcaattgaactttcatttgtgtcaagcaaattttaagttctagttaagttttaagttaaagtcttcataagattttgagttttggcagtgttccaAATAAACTTCTGatccctgctgtattggagcagatTAGCCACCAGTGCTACTcgttttatccatcaatgactacagagataaaattgaaaactacccagttagctttatgacgtttttatttttctgacattttctgccttttcttttagttaaaactgtagcaggaacagatgtttagaggaacctatgtgtgtaccgggttagagggggaacatataggtgctgcattaaatgtagtccgggagaATTACCTCAACTTCAGCTCTgcgacttaaggctgatttgtggttccgcgttacatcaacacagagcctacggcgtagggtacgtggcggtGTGCGtggccgcgtagcctacgccgtcggtttaacgcggaaccataaatcaggctttagtgaGTGACGTAATAATCACGCGACACAACGAATCGATAATGGAATTTGTTGCCAACGcttttaataatcgatttttATCGATTTTATCGATTCgttgttgcagccctagtttTGTCTTTAAGCCCCGCCCCTACAGGTGCATGCCCCTACAGCTGCATCGCCCCTACAGCTGCATCGCCCCTACAGCTGCATGCCCCGCCCCTACAGCTGCATGCCCCGCCCCTACAGCTGCATGCCCCGCCCCTACAGCTGCATCGCCCCTACAGCTGCATGCCCCGCCCCTACAGGTGCATGTCCCGCCCCTACAGCTGCATGTCCCGCCCCTCCAGCTGCATGTCCCGCCCCTACAGGTGCATGCCCCGCCCCTACAGCTGCATGCCCCGCCCCTACAGCTGCATGCCCCGCCCCTACAGGTGCATGCCCCGCCCCTACAGCTGCATACGCCCCTACAGTTGCATCCCCCGCCCCTACAGCTGCATGGAGCTGTGGGTGAATGACACATGTTGCTACGGTGTGACttctggtccaggttctggttctggaactaGATGCACTGATCAGGATTCTTGGAGCCGATcaccaaaatcagtatctgctgatcaccgatcacagatcacgtgaaatccataaattcttcaatattgttgtctcttgtacaacactgacattggaGATTAGATCAGATTAGATCAGATCAgtgttagggctggggatcgattcaaatgtcaagaatcgattcgattccgattcttaagattcagaatcgattatcaagatttgattcaactcgattcgattccgatattgatttgggttagtgttaataaaactgttttttgagctcttgcatgaatgatatgactgtagttctgcaacatatgaatactagtattatattgagattcaacagcaagtattgcagctaatgatgctgtaaggaccaatcagctcccagaatgctgatagaactgaaacagaaacatcgtgtgtcagaattaccaaacagatccagggaggaaacagaggacgaaagaaatcagttttattttttcccacattccgtttttatttgttccattttcggtctatttttgtttttcatttttgagaatttggtttttagcattttttgcaaatgtaactccaagacagtatataaagtaatgaaatatagacaatttatgcaattataacctaacactttaatgttttcatacctttaaacatatttaaaggcaaaaacatggcaccagttattctcgtgtccaacaaaacattccttttttggggagaaacaaaaaaataaccaaaagttgtaatgatgaaaaaaaaaaaaaaaacataaataaataaaagaaaaaaaaaatccaggtccagttcctggtccaggttctggtccaggttctggtccagatccaggtctaaCGGTCTCTTCTCTCTCAGCAGGGGGAGGAGAGAGCATCTCTGTCTCCGACAGGTAAGACGCCGCCCATCGTTGTGGCTCCGCCCATCGTTGTGGCTCCGCCCACAGCCGAGCTGTCACTCAAACCcctgtctctctccctccagccaatCAGTCGCCCTCGTACCCGGGGGGCGTGGCCTCCTCCCCGGGGGGCGTGGCCTCCTGCCGGCCCGAGAGCTTCCTGTACCGGCTGGGCCAGCGGGAGGAGAAGAGGCGGAGCGACCGGTCACCTGCcggggaggccccgccccctccggtaGCCCCGCCCCTGCAGGGCCACGACGCCGAGCTGGTGGACCAGCTGAGGAaggtgaggccccgcccccttacAGGAACCGGTTCAGACCAGTCTAAACCAGTCAGGAACTAGTTCTTACCAGTCAGGAACCGGTCTAAACCAGTCAGGACCAGGTTTAAACCAGTCAGGACCAGGTTTAGACCAGTCAGGACCAGGTTTAGACCAGTCTAAACCAGTCAGGAACCGGTTCTAACCAGTCAGGAACCAGTTTTAACCAGTCAGGAACCGGTCTAAACCAGTCAGGACCAGGTTTAGACCAGTCAGGAACCAGTTCTAACCAGTCTAAACCAGTCAGGACCAGGTTTAAACCAGTCAGGAACCAGTTCAGACCAGTCTAAACCAGTCAGGAACTGGTCTAAACCAGTCAGGAGCCGGTCCAAACCAGCCAGGAGCCGGTCCAAAccagtcaggaactggtttagaccAGTCTAAAccagtcaggaactggtttaaacCAGTCAGGACCAGGTTTAGACCGGTCTAAACCAGTCAGGAACCGGTCTTAACCAGTCAAGAACCGGTCTAAACCAGTCAGGGGCCGGTCtacagattagattagatcagattgtcctttatttctccctcagtgggtaaattctctttgtgcagcagcagtaaactcaacacacacatgcagggaaagagtaaaatattatataattacCAAATATAAACAGTACACTCACCTGTCAAACACAAGCTTCCTGATTGGCTGACGTTGTCTCCTCCCCCAGAACATCGAGCTCCGCCTCAAGCTGGCGTTGCCTAGCGACCTGGGGGCGGCGCTGACGGACGGCGTGGTGCTGTGTCACCTGGCCAATCACGTGAGGCCGCGCTCGGTGCCGAGTATCCACGTCCCCTCCCCCGCCGTGGTGAgtaaagccccgccccctgaccccTCCCCCGCCGTGGTGAgtacaagccccgccccctgaccctGACTCCGCCCCTCCCCGTCGTGGTGAGTAGTTGTAGCGCCGTTATAAGgtaatcatttcctgaaaatgtattaaaatttgcacttaactcaattgaaaatgtaatgggggggaccgcaggcagggggaagcagcaacaggatgaccagagggggggggggggggggcgggaccgcaggccagaacgcagctcccgaagctccggcctgcaaacatgcacaaaagagaaataaGGGGGGCCAGTGTGagtaccagattgtatcgggctgaaatattttccccggatgtgtgcattttttccccacgatggtatttttttgccatgttaagctaggaaggtagtttttcaccatgtcttcacattcaaaaagtcttttttggcaattgcggattaatcagtgagcgcttagttgacgttacatttttttaattatatttatataatgtattatgactattttgcttagacatttacagattcaacaatgagaacatatagagacatacacttctgtaaagtcagaagcagcagatcatagtggaggtaaaagggagaagaaacatatacaaggaaTTACTAAATAAATGCTGCTGTAACTGCTGtgcggaacgtcatcacgtacggtcaaaagccaatcacaagacggaacgtcatcatgtacggggagccggtaaaaaaaagcaggtgggaaaaaaaagcaccgacaccggcacaagaaactacaggaacgatggacaaaagtGATGgatatgagatatttataataaataaaaatggagaagagaggaagggaagagaggattacattttcgattgattATGTGCAAAttctattacattttcaggcgttattacattttcaggaaattgttacattatagggtgctacagtaTTGATTGGTCCTgtacaagccccgccccctgaccctGGCTCCGCCCCTGGCCCTGACTCCGCCCTCTCCCCGCAGCCCAAGCTAACGATGGCTAAGTGCCGCCGCAACGTGGAGAACTTCCTGGAGGCGTGTCGACGCATCGGAGTCCCGCAGGTAACAGCCCTgaaccggttctggttctggtccaggtcctggttctggtccagtctGGATCCAGGTCCCGGTCCGAGAACCAGATTCTCAGCTGCTTCTGAAACTAAcaactttcttcttcttcttccaccTTTCTGGACATTGTGTCTCCGCCCTCTTTTGTATCTCCGCCCTCTTTTATGGCTCCGccccctcacctgtgtctcccccctcacctgtctccCCCCCACCTGTGGCCCCTCCCCCTCACCTGTAACTCCGCCCCCCCAGGACAGCCTGTGCTCGGTCGGGGAGGTGCTCCAGGGCCGGGGGGGCGGGGTCTACAGGACGGTGGGCGTGCTCTTGTCcttggctccgccccctctgggATTGGCCGGTTTCGCCCTCTTCTACCTGTCCGTCATGTCTGTGCTGTGTGTCCTGTACAGCCAGCTGGGACCCCAGGACTGAGGGGACATGGGGGACCCCCCGCGACACCTGAGGACCCCCCAGGGAGGTCCGGGGGCCTCATGTTGAAGCACATTTACTGAACTGAACTCTGGTATGTGGATGGATGAATCCAGGGAGACGAGCTGGAGACTTTTCCTTGGTCCCTGGTCTCTGGTTCTCATGTCCAAACCTTCATAGACTCTCAAACTCATGGACCCGCTGACGGCCGAGACCTGGGGGGACCTGAGGACCTGGAGACAGTCTCAGCAAGACGGTGTAGTTATCAGTGTGGTTatcccttgtttacattccaccagggagattgtgactgga
Proteins encoded in this window:
- the lrch3 gene encoding DISP complex protein LRCH3 isoform X1 — translated: MAASALLGSADTGLPFPAGGGSSAGTGPGPGPAAPPGPWNRSVDRALDEAAASGVLNLSGRKLKEFPRSAANHDLADTTRADLSRNRLAELPLEVCVFVSLESLNLYQNCLRSLPDGLVNLQTLTYLNLSRNQLPQLPPVLCSLPLKVLIACNNKLVSLPEELGLLRNLTELDVSCNEIQSLPPQVGQLENLRDLNIRRNHLVQLPPELAQLPLVRLDFSCNKVTSIPVCYRRLSQLQTIVLDNNPLQTPPAQICIKGKVHIFKYLNSEASKTPTELPEYRPHTSCAEELFPGRPYGALDSGFNSVDSGDKRWLGNEASEELSELHLRVTEVQRHRGGGGPGALLANGTGVELEQIDFIDSCVDEEDDGRTRGRGERGERGERADSLSSQFMAYIERRITREGSPVKNSLSRSEQRHSRSVVDGVPAPPSSHSQRAGSGSGPGPGGVERMRREAQMAALRYDEERQKNRSGQRDGSGSYGKPKASPSPTKSSPESESCYPSRRSTHTDDSALFMQGEERASLSPTANQSPSYPGGVASSPGGVASCRPESFLYRLGQREEKRRSDRSPAGEAPPPPVAPPLQGHDAELVDQLRKNIELRLKLALPSDLGAALTDGVVLCHLANHVRPRSVPSIHVPSPAVPKLTMAKCRRNVENFLEACRRIGVPQDSLCSVGEVLQGRGGGVYRTVGVLLSLAPPPLGLAGFALFYLSVMSVLCVLYSQLGPQD
- the lrch3 gene encoding DISP complex protein LRCH3 isoform X2; translated protein: MAASALLGSADTGLPFPAGGGSSAGTGPGPGPAAPPGPWNRSVDRALDEAAASGVLNLSGRKLKEFPRSAANHDLADTTRADLSRNRLAELPLEVCVFVSLESLNLYQNCLRSLPDGLVNLQTLTYLNLSRNQLPQLPPVLCSLPLKVLIACNNKLVSLPEELGLLRNLTELDVSCNEIQSLPPQVGQLENLRDLNIRRNHLVQLPPELAQLPLVRLDFSCNKVTSIPVCYRRLSQLQTIVLDNNPLQTPPAQICIKGKVHIFKYLNSEASKTPTELPEYRPHTSCAEELFPGRPYGALDSGFNSVDSGDKRWLGNEASEELSELHLRVTEVQRHRGGGGPGALLANGTGVELEQIDFIDSCVDEEDDGRTRGRGERGERGERADSLSSQFMAYIERRITREGSPVKNSLSRSEQRHSRSVVDGVPAPPSSHSQRAGSGSGPGPGGVERMRREAQMAALRYDEERQKNRSGQRDGSGSYGKPKASPSPTKSSPESESCYPSRRSTHTDDSALFMQGEERASLSPTANQSPSYPGGVASSPGGVASCRPESFLYRLGQREEKRRSDRSPAGEAPPPPVAPPLQGHDAELVDQLRKNIELRLKLALPSDLGAALTDGVVLCHLANHVRPRSVPSIHVPSPAVPKLTMAKCRRNVENFLEACRRIGVPQSALCLPLHILEERGLPQVAGTVAALLSLAPPRQSVATTTTATAGPHVTI